A stretch of DNA from Fibrobacter succinogenes:
TCGTGCTTGCTAGCGTAATCTTGTCGCGCACGGGGGCAAGGGCGTACTTCATCTTGAGTTCCGGATCCATCGGGATGCGGATTTCGTTGCAGTCGGCGGTTGCAATCCAGCCTTGGGCTTCCAAGATGCGCCACGGAATGTCGAACTTCTTGGGTCCAATCAAGCTGAACACTTCAGTTTCTTTATGGTCTTCACGGACGAGCGTTGCCGTAAGGCCCAAGCGGCGAGTGGCCTGCATTTCGGTACTCAAGCGGAACACCGGAGCCGGGAGCAAGTGGACTTCGTCGTAAATCATGAGACCCCACTTTTCTTGGCTAAAGAGCGGGAAGTTTGCAAGTTCCTTCTTGACCTCTTCTTCGGTCATTTCTGGTTCCTTGCCTTCCTTGTTTTCGTCGCCCTTCTTGGTGCGCTTGCGTTGCGTCAAGATTTGATAGGTGGCAACCGTCACCGGACCGATTTCCTTCACTTCGCCGGAGTATTCCTTGACCTGGTCGAGCGTGAGATTTGTCTTGTCGCAGATTTCGCGGATCCATTGGCGGGAAGACGAAATGTTCGGAGTCAAAATTAAAGTTTTAGTTTGTACCAAAGCCATGGTGGCAAGGCCAATCACAGTCTTACCGGAACCGCAAGGGAGGACGATTACGCCGGAGCCGCCCTTTTCGCTACCGCTCGCGTAGAACACTTGTGCGGCATCCTTCTGGTAATCGCGGAGGTAGAACGGCTTTCCGGAAACTGTTGTTTCGCGGAGTCTAATCGGGAGCGGGTCGCCAACGGTGTAACCGGCCAAGTCTTCAACCGGGAAGCCAGAGTTTGTAAGGACCATCTTCAAGTGGCCGCGGCGTTCCGGGTCCACAACAACATGCGTGTCGTCGATGTATTCGATGATGAACGGTTCCACATCCCTCAGCTTGCAAATTTCGAGGAACATTAATTTATCATCAGATTCCATCATCAAGCGGCCGTCTTCTTTCTTTAAACGAAGCAGGCCGTAGCGGGCCATGTAGTCTTCGATTTCGGTAACGACTGACGGCGGTATGGGGTAGCGGCTTTGGCTCTCGAGTCTTTCAAGAACTTCGGGAGCGCGCAGGCCTGTTGCGGCTGCGTTCCACAAGCTCAAATGAGAAATCTTATAAGTGTGCAAGTGCTCCGGGCTTTTGACAAGCTCTGTAAAAGGGGCGATTGCATCACGTGCGGTGGTATAATTTGGATTATCGACCTCGACCATGATTTCGAGGTTACTTTGTACAATAATTGCGCCATTCGGATTCATAGAGCGACAAATTTAGTTATTTAGGGCGCGTTTCGCAAGTCGTTCGTTTTTGCTGAAAATCTTACTTTTAGGTTTTAGGGGTAGGTGAATAATTGTGGCTTCGCCACTTTTTGAAGACGAGCGAAGCTCGTGATGCTTTTACTACAACCAAAAGAAAAACTCCCCGGACTTATATCCGAGGAGTCTTTCGAGCCGCCCAGCAGATTTGAACTGCCGACCTGCTGATTACGAATCAGCTGCTCTACCAGCTGAGCTAGAGCGGCGAAGCGAGAACAAAGATAGTAAAACGATTAATTCTTGTCAAGATTTACTGACAACCTTTATTTTTTTTTCTATGATTGGTCTACGAGAAAATTTTTAACATGGAAGCTTAACTATGGCTAACGAATCTAATAATAACCAATCTCTTAGAGCATTCTTTGTCCAGCATGGTACGAAGATTGTTGTGGCATTCGTCGTTCTCTTTGCTCTTGTTGCAGGCATTGTGCAGTATAAGGAAGCTCGCAAGGTTGCTGCTGCTGAACAGAGCGAACTCATTGGCATGGGTCTTACTTACCTCTATGCTGGTGAAAAGGATAGCGCCCTCGTTGAATTCGAAAACAAGATTGCTTCTGGCAAGCTCGAAGGCCTTGCTCTTGCTAAGGCCGCTCTCTTCGCCGGTAACATCAAGTTCGAAAAGAAGGACTACGATGGTGCAGCACTCCTTTTCCAGACCACTCTTGACAATGCGGGTTCCGTTGCTCTCGTGCGTTCGGCTGCCATGCACGGTCTTGCCGCTGTAAAGATGGAAAAGGGCGACTTCTCTGCTGCCGCAAACTTCCTCGAAAAGTACATTGCTGAATACGGCAAGCGCACTGGCGACAAGGAAGACCGCTTCCAGAAGGACGAACCGGCTGACGAGGTCCCGATGGTTGCTGACGCCATGTGGAAGCTCACTCTCGTGTACCAGCAGCTCGGAGCAAGCGACAAGGCTAAGGCTACGGCTGAAAAGTTGCTCCATGTCTATGGCGACAACCGCGGTCTCTCTGACAAGGCAAGAAAGTTCCTCGCCACTCTTTAATTGTTGATTTTTTTGAATTTAGGCTCGTCTCCTTATCGGGGACGGGCTTTTTTGTATTAAAAAGAACTTCATAAAAATGAATTTACACTTGGTAAAAGCTTTATAAGTTATATTCTTATTATCCACAACAAAAAATATGGAGGGAGCGCCATGAAAATATTTTTATGGGCATCAACAGTGGTCGCCGTATCATTGTCTTTTACAGCATGTGGAGATTCGCCGGAGAAATTTGTAAATGATGTGGTTGACAGCGGCATCAAGTGCGAAACGCATGAGTACGACAAGGCCAAGTGTGATCAGCTGGTGGCTGAGTTCAAATCGCGTAACCACAATTTCAGCGTAGAAGAACAGGATGAAATTCGCAAACAGGTTGTGGAAAGGTTCTATGTAGAACTGAAAAAACTGGATGAAAAAAATGTGAAAGTCGGCTCCGCTCTTTAATGAATCGCTATCAGATGGCTAGTGCCCAGCCGATGGCGAATAATGCATAGTAAGCGAGAATCCAAAAAATATCTGTTACTTCTGTAGGCGCTCCCCAGCGGAGCGTTTTCTTTTTGGGGATGAATCCGCAAAGGAGGCCTGCGATGAAACCGTACAGGTGGCCGAGGATGTCGGCATTTTCGCCGAGGCCGAGGAATACGGCGAGCGAGGCGGCGCCGCAGAGCGGCGCGAATCTGCGGAGCATGCCGTGCGTTTCGCGCGGCATGAGACGGAATTCAATGACGGCGAGGCAACCGATGGTTGCAAAAACGA
This window harbors:
- a CDS encoding DNA repair helicase XPB gives rise to the protein MNPNGAIIVQSNLEIMVEVDNPNYTTARDAIAPFTELVKSPEHLHTYKISHLSLWNAAATGLRAPEVLERLESQSRYPIPPSVVTEIEDYMARYGLLRLKKEDGRLMMESDDKLMFLEICKLRDVEPFIIEYIDDTHVVVDPERRGHLKMVLTNSGFPVEDLAGYTVGDPLPIRLRETTVSGKPFYLRDYQKDAAQVFYASGSEKGGSGVIVLPCGSGKTVIGLATMALVQTKTLILTPNISSSRQWIREICDKTNLTLDQVKEYSGEVKEIGPVTVATYQILTQRKRTKKGDENKEGKEPEMTEEEVKKELANFPLFSQEKWGLMIYDEVHLLPAPVFRLSTEMQATRRLGLTATLVREDHKETEVFSLIGPKKFDIPWRILEAQGWIATADCNEIRIPMDPELKMKYALAPVRDKITLASTNPEKTDIVERLLKYFSKPDDRVLIIGQYIDQLEALSEDLQIPLITGKTPNKEREKLYGAFRSGAQKNLMVSKVGNFAIDLPDANVLIQISGTFGSRQEEAQRLGRVLRPKSDGGAAHFYSIVTQDSKEQEFAMNRQLFLTEQGYAYKIIKRGDWDILMRTPEELAARS
- a CDS encoding tetratricopeptide repeat protein, yielding MANESNNNQSLRAFFVQHGTKIVVAFVVLFALVAGIVQYKEARKVAAAEQSELIGMGLTYLYAGEKDSALVEFENKIASGKLEGLALAKAALFAGNIKFEKKDYDGAALLFQTTLDNAGSVALVRSAAMHGLAAVKMEKGDFSAAANFLEKYIAEYGKRTGDKEDRFQKDEPADEVPMVADAMWKLTLVYQQLGASDKAKATAEKLLHVYGDNRGLSDKARKFLATL